A single genomic interval of Oncorhynchus tshawytscha isolate Ot180627B linkage group LG15, Otsh_v2.0, whole genome shotgun sequence harbors:
- the LOC112214408 gene encoding phosphate carrier protein, mitochondrial isoform X1, translating to MYPNTLTQLSRANPFNAPLFSLQEIEEPKHSLPANGQSRNLAAAAIADSADVSCEFGSTKYYALCGFGGILSCGLTHTAVVPLDLVKCRIQVDPDKYKSIGKGFSLTLKEDGARGLAKGWAPTFIGYSMQGLCKFGFYEMFKIFYSDMLGEENTYLWRTSLYLAASASAEFFADIALAPMEACKVRIQTCPGYANNLRQCAPKMFAEEGVWAFYKGVVPLWMRQIPYTMMKFACFERTVELLYKHVVPKPRADCTKSEQLIVTFTAGYIAGVFCAIVSHPADSVVSVLNKESGSTAVQVLKKLGPKGVWKGLVARIIMIGTLTALQWFIYDSVKVYFRLPRPPPPEMPESLKKKLGLTE from the exons ATGTATCCGAACACACTAACGCAGTTGTCTCGGGCTAATCCCTTCAACGCCCCGCTATTCTCCCTCCAAGAAATCGAGGAGCCCAAACACAGCCTCCCCGCAAATGGACAGAGCCGCAACCTCGCTGCCGCAGCAATTGCTG ACTCTGCAGATGTGAGCTGTGAGTTTGGCTCAACAAAATACTATGCCCTGTGTGGGTTTGGGGGTATCCTGAGCTGcggcctcacacacacagctgttgtaCCCCTCGACCTTGTCAAGTGCCGCATCCAG GTGGACCCTGACAAGTACAAGAGCATTGGCAAAGGCTTCTCCCTCACATTGAAGGAGGATGGAGCCCGAGGCCTGGCAAAGGGCTGGGCCCCTACCTTCATTGGCTACTCCATGCAGGGTCTCTGCAAGTTTGGCTTCTATGAGATGTTCAAGATCTTCTACAGTGACATGCTTGGAGAG GAGAACACCTACCTGTGGAGGACATCCCTGTACCTGGCTGCGTCTGCCAGTGCAGAGTTCTTTGCTGACATTGCCCTGGCCCCCATGGAGGCTTGCAAAGTGCGTATCCAGACCTGCCCCGGCTATGCCAACAACCTCAGACAGTGTGCTCCCAAGATGTTTGCAGAGGAGGGAGTATGGGC GTTCTACAAGGGTGTGGTTCCCCTGTGGATGCGGCAGATCCCCTACACCATGATGAAGTTTGCCTGCTTTGAGAGGACCGTGGAGCTGCTCTACAAACACGTGGTACCCAAACCACGTGCTGACTGCACCAAGTCCGAACAGCTGATCGTCACCTTCACTGCCGGCTACATCG CTGGTGTGTTCTGTGCCATCGTGTCCCACCCAGCGGACTCAGTGGTGTCTGTACTGAACAAGGAGAGTGGCAGCACCGCCGTCCAAGTGCTCAAGAAGCTGGGACCTAAAG GTGTTTGGAAGGGCCTGGTTGCCCGTATCATCATGATCGGTACTCTGACTGCTCTGCAGTGGTTCATCTACGACTCTGTGAAGGTCTACTTCCGCCTACCCCGTCCCCCTCCCCCCGAGATGCCAGAGTCCCTCAAGAAGAAGCTGGGGCTCACTGAGTAA
- the LOC112214408 gene encoding phosphate carrier protein, mitochondrial isoform X3, translating into MDRAATSLPQQLLVDPDKYKSIGKGFSLTLKEDGARGLAKGWAPTFIGYSMQGLCKFGFYEMFKIFYSDMLGEENTYLWRTSLYLAASASAEFFADIALAPMEACKVRIQTCPGYANNLRQCAPKMFAEEGVWAFYKGVVPLWMRQIPYTMMKFACFERTVELLYKHVVPKPRADCTKSEQLIVTFTAGYIAGVFCAIVSHPADSVVSVLNKESGSTAVQVLKKLGPKGVWKGLVARIIMIGTLTALQWFIYDSVKVYFRLPRPPPPEMPESLKKKLGLTE; encoded by the exons ATGGACAGAGCCGCAACCTCGCTGCCGCAGCAATTGCTG GTGGACCCTGACAAGTACAAGAGCATTGGCAAAGGCTTCTCCCTCACATTGAAGGAGGATGGAGCCCGAGGCCTGGCAAAGGGCTGGGCCCCTACCTTCATTGGCTACTCCATGCAGGGTCTCTGCAAGTTTGGCTTCTATGAGATGTTCAAGATCTTCTACAGTGACATGCTTGGAGAG GAGAACACCTACCTGTGGAGGACATCCCTGTACCTGGCTGCGTCTGCCAGTGCAGAGTTCTTTGCTGACATTGCCCTGGCCCCCATGGAGGCTTGCAAAGTGCGTATCCAGACCTGCCCCGGCTATGCCAACAACCTCAGACAGTGTGCTCCCAAGATGTTTGCAGAGGAGGGAGTATGGGC GTTCTACAAGGGTGTGGTTCCCCTGTGGATGCGGCAGATCCCCTACACCATGATGAAGTTTGCCTGCTTTGAGAGGACCGTGGAGCTGCTCTACAAACACGTGGTACCCAAACCACGTGCTGACTGCACCAAGTCCGAACAGCTGATCGTCACCTTCACTGCCGGCTACATCG CTGGTGTGTTCTGTGCCATCGTGTCCCACCCAGCGGACTCAGTGGTGTCTGTACTGAACAAGGAGAGTGGCAGCACCGCCGTCCAAGTGCTCAAGAAGCTGGGACCTAAAG GTGTTTGGAAGGGCCTGGTTGCCCGTATCATCATGATCGGTACTCTGACTGCTCTGCAGTGGTTCATCTACGACTCTGTGAAGGTCTACTTCCGCCTACCCCGTCCCCCTCCCCCCGAGATGCCAGAGTCCCTCAAGAAGAAGCTGGGGCTCACTGAGTAA
- the LOC112214408 gene encoding phosphate carrier protein, mitochondrial isoform X2 has product MYPNTLTQLSRANPFNAPLFSLQEIEEPKHSLPANGQSRNLAAAAIAEGDSCEFGSRKYLLLCGFGGIISCGTTHAALVPLDLVKCRMQVDPDKYKSIGKGFSLTLKEDGARGLAKGWAPTFIGYSMQGLCKFGFYEMFKIFYSDMLGEENTYLWRTSLYLAASASAEFFADIALAPMEACKVRIQTCPGYANNLRQCAPKMFAEEGVWAFYKGVVPLWMRQIPYTMMKFACFERTVELLYKHVVPKPRADCTKSEQLIVTFTAGYIAGVFCAIVSHPADSVVSVLNKESGSTAVQVLKKLGPKGVWKGLVARIIMIGTLTALQWFIYDSVKVYFRLPRPPPPEMPESLKKKLGLTE; this is encoded by the exons ATGTATCCGAACACACTAACGCAGTTGTCTCGGGCTAATCCCTTCAACGCCCCGCTATTCTCCCTCCAAGAAATCGAGGAGCCCAAACACAGCCTCCCCGCAAATGGACAGAGCCGCAACCTCGCTGCCGCAGCAATTGCTG AGGGAGACAGCTGTGAGTTCGGCTCACGGAAGTATTTACTCCTCTGTGGGTTTGGTGGCATCATCAGCTGTGGCACCACACACGCAGCCCTAGTGCCCCTCGATCTGGTCAAATGCAGAATGCAG GTGGACCCTGACAAGTACAAGAGCATTGGCAAAGGCTTCTCCCTCACATTGAAGGAGGATGGAGCCCGAGGCCTGGCAAAGGGCTGGGCCCCTACCTTCATTGGCTACTCCATGCAGGGTCTCTGCAAGTTTGGCTTCTATGAGATGTTCAAGATCTTCTACAGTGACATGCTTGGAGAG GAGAACACCTACCTGTGGAGGACATCCCTGTACCTGGCTGCGTCTGCCAGTGCAGAGTTCTTTGCTGACATTGCCCTGGCCCCCATGGAGGCTTGCAAAGTGCGTATCCAGACCTGCCCCGGCTATGCCAACAACCTCAGACAGTGTGCTCCCAAGATGTTTGCAGAGGAGGGAGTATGGGC GTTCTACAAGGGTGTGGTTCCCCTGTGGATGCGGCAGATCCCCTACACCATGATGAAGTTTGCCTGCTTTGAGAGGACCGTGGAGCTGCTCTACAAACACGTGGTACCCAAACCACGTGCTGACTGCACCAAGTCCGAACAGCTGATCGTCACCTTCACTGCCGGCTACATCG CTGGTGTGTTCTGTGCCATCGTGTCCCACCCAGCGGACTCAGTGGTGTCTGTACTGAACAAGGAGAGTGGCAGCACCGCCGTCCAAGTGCTCAAGAAGCTGGGACCTAAAG GTGTTTGGAAGGGCCTGGTTGCCCGTATCATCATGATCGGTACTCTGACTGCTCTGCAGTGGTTCATCTACGACTCTGTGAAGGTCTACTTCCGCCTACCCCGTCCCCCTCCCCCCGAGATGCCAGAGTCCCTCAAGAAGAAGCTGGGGCTCACTGAGTAA